ACGTGCTTGTCGCGCGGCGTGAGCCCGGTGACGGGCAGATCGAGCGAGACGTCGGTCTTGATCGTCACCAGCTGGCGCGACAGCGGCAGCTGCGGCAGCGCCGCGCGCAGGCTCTCGCCGATCTTGCCGCCGACCTTGTCGGCGTTGGCCATCAGGTTGTCGAGGTTGCCGTACTCGGCCAGCCACTTCGCCGCCGTCTTCGGGCCGCACTTGGGCACGCCGGGCACGTTGTCGACGGTATCGCCGGTGAGGGTGAGGAAATCGATGATCTGCGACGGCTGCACGCCGAACTTCTCCACCACGCCGGCGGTGTCGGTCGTGGTGTTGGTCATCGTGTTGACCAGCTGCACGCCGGGACGCACGAGTTGCGCGAGATCCTTGTCCGACGTGGAGATCTCCACCTCGATGCCTTGCACGCAGGCCTCTTCGGTCAGCGTGCCGATCACGTCGTCCGCTTCCACGCCATCCACGCGCAGGATCGGAAAGCCCAGCGCGCTCACGATGGCCAGCATCGGCTCGACCTGCGCACGCAGGTCATCCGGCATCGGCGGGCGGTTGGCCTTGTACAGCTCATACAGCGCGTTGCGGAAAGTGGGCCCGGGCGCGTCGCTTACGAAGGCCACGTAGTCCGGCTTCGCCTTGAGCGTGGCGCGCAGCATGTTGACGATGCCGAACAGGGCGCCGGTCGGCTCGCCCTGCGAATTGCTGAGCGGCGGCAACGCGTGGAAGGCGCGGTAGAGATAGGACGAACCGTCGATGAGTATGAGCTTGGGCATAAGGGGGATTGTCGCATGGGGTGGCGGACGGCGTTTCGTTGGCCTGCAAGCGGTGCAACCTTGGACCCGCAACGCGGTCTGTTGCTGTCGGTTGGCCGCTAGACGCGGTGCTGTCGCAGGATGTCGGTTCACGAGCCACACCGGTGCCCGCTGCTATGCTCCACACCCTACAAGGAGGCCGTCATATGAAATCTGTCACGTGGCTTGTTGTGCTTGGCATGGCGGTCGCATCGAGTGTGCTGGCCCAGTCGGCCAGCCAGTTCCCGCCCGCGCCGCCGCCGCCGGGCATCAATGATCCGGGCGTCAAGGCCGTCGCGCCGCCCCCGCCGGCACCGGCAACCAAGCAGTCCTCGCCCGCGACCTCGGCTGACACCTCGGCGACGCTGAGCCAGCCGGCGTCGTCCTCGCCGTCATCGCAGCCGCGTGACGCACGTGGCGAGGCGCCGCCGCAGGTCAGCGTGCACACCGAAGGCGACCAGACCATCCAGGAATACCGCCGCAGCGGCCAGCTCTACATGGTCGTGGTGACGTCGCGCGCCGGCATCACGCAGACCTACATGGTCGACCAGAAGGGTGCATGGACCAACCAGGCCGGCGAACCGGTGAAGCCGGTGATGTACAAGGTCATGGAGTGGGGCAAGAGCAAGTCCGCCGAAGACCAGGACAACGGCGGCAAGTAAGGCCCACGCCATTGAGCCCGCTTGCCGGAATGCCTGCATGAACCCACGCGAGAGCTGGCTGCTGTTCGCACTGGGTTCGGCTTTTTTCGCGGCGCTCACCGCGCTGTTCGGCAAGCTGGGCGTGGCGGGCATCAATTCCAACCTCGCTACCTTCATCCGCACCATCGTCATCCTGCTGGTGACGGCCGGCATCCTCAGCCTGCGCAACGAATGGGTGAAGCCCACCGGGCTCCCCACGAGCAGCTGGGTCTTCCTCGTGCTTTCGGGCATCGCCACCGGCTTGTCGTGGCTGTGCTACTACCGCGCGCTGCAGCTGGGGCCGGTGAGCAAGGTCGCGCCGATCGACAAGCTGAGCGTGGCCATCGCCATCGTGCTCGGCGTGCTGCTGCTGGGCGAGTCGCTGAGCTGGCCGCTGGTGATCGGTGGCGGCCTCATCGTGGCCGGCGCAATCGTGATCGCGGTGTTCTGAATCGACAGGCATCATGCCTCGTCCAATTCCGGGTAGTGGCGGAAAATGCCGTCTTCGTTGAACGCCAGCCGCCGCGGCGAGGCGAGGTAAGCGGCAATGCGCGGTCGCTCGGCGACACGCTCGCGGAGCGCACGCAGGCGCGTCGTGCGGCGTTGCAGCCTCTTCATGGTGCGCGGGAAGGCGTACTCCAGGCCGGCCATCAGCTGGAACAGCGAAAGATCCACATAGGAGTTGCGCCGGCCCAGCGCGTGTCGTCCGTCGTTGTTCTCGAGGATCTGCTCGAAATAGCCGAGGAACTTGGGGATGCGTTCCTCGCGGAAGGATGCCGAGCGCTTGCGCGCTTCCGGCCGCTGGTCCTCGTAGTACTTCTCGACCGCCACCGGGTGATGCGTGTCGTGCGCCTCGGCGACGATGTCGGTGATGGTGAGCTGCAACTGCAGCGCGTAGGTCTGGCTGGCGGCCGAGGCGGGAACCAAGCCATGGCGAGGCGCGAGGAAGCCGAGGATATTGGCCGTCTGTGCGATCACCTGCCGGCCCGCGCGCAGGAACGGTGGCGCAAAAGGCTGCGCGCCCGGCTGCTGGCCCCGCAGGAAGGGCATGATCGCCTCGTCGCCTTTTTCGCGCGCGACGTCGATGTATTCCGCACCCGCGTCTTCCAGTGCGAGTCGTACGAATTCCCCGCGGCCCTGGATGCCCGTCCAGTAATAGAGCTCATAGCGCATGGGTGATTCCTCGGCAAAAACCGCAGGCTAAATGGCGCGCGTTCAACGGCGCGTATAGAAGGCCGAACGTCGAAGCCGTAGCGAGGGTGACCGTGGGGTGCGCCGTGCGCGCGACTGCAACCTTGCAGCGTAATGACATGGTCGGGATGTCGCGGACAGGGTGCGCTCCCACAGAAGATCTTCGCCGTCACCGCATCACCACTGTAGGAGCGCACCCAGTGCGCGACCGCAGCATCACACGTCTCCGCAGCCGACGCTTATCGCCTCGCCGCAAGCCCCTTCAGCGCCTCCCACACCACCGTCGCCAGCGGCGACAACGAACGCTGCCTGCGCTTGAGCAGCACCACGTCGCGATGCTCCTGTGGCGTCAGCGGACGCGTCACCAATGTGGCGGGCGGTGGCGACAGGGCCGGACTCACGCTGATGCCCAAACCCGCTTCAACCATGCGGAACGCCGTATGCGTGTGACCCGTCTGCTGCACCACGGTCGGTTCGATCCCGCGGCGCGCGAACACCTGGTCGATCAACCGCCGGCTTCCCGAGGAGTAGTCGAGCAGTATCAGCGGCTGGCCCTGCAATTTGCGCCAGGGCACGCGATCCAGCGTGGCCAGCGGATGGTCGGGACGGCACACCAGCACGAACGGGTCGCGCAGGATGAGCTCGCTGTCGAACTCGCCGGTGTCGGGTGGTTCGATGGCCAGGCCAAAATCCACCTCGCCACCGCGCACGCTGTCGAGCACCATGGTCTGTGCCTGATCGTGCAGCTGGATGACGAGCTCGGGAAACCGACGCGCGCACTCCGCAATGCATGGCGGCATCAGGCCTGCCGATAGCGTGGGCACCGAAGCGACGTGCACCTTGCCGCGGCGACGCTCGCTTTCCGAGTGCACATGGGCAAGCACGCCTTCGAGCTCATCCAGCACGCGGCCGATCGCGCTCTCCAGGTAGCGGCCGGCTTCGGTCGGTACGACCTCGCGCGTATTGCGGTCGAACAGCTTGAGGCCCAGCTCGCTTTCCAGTTCGGCGACATGCCGGCTGACCGCGGGCTGGCTCAGGTGCAGGCTTTCGGCCGCGCGCCGGAAATGCTGCAGCCGGGCCACGGCGAGAAAGGCGCGAAGCTGGCGCAGGCTGATATTCATAACAAGATCATATCAATAGATCAGATAATACGATTTGAATAATCAATGCGGCGAAGGTCCAATAGCCGCCTGTCTCGTCCGTTCGCCAACCCGTCATGTTCCTGCGCCGCTTTTTTCCTGATCGCTTCACCTGCGCCCTGATCCTCACGGTGGCGCTTGCCAGCGTGCTGCCGTGCCGCGGCGCGACGGCAAGCGCGTTCAGCGTGCTGACCGACCTGGCCATCGCGCTGTTGTTCTTCCTGCACGGCGCGAAGCTGTCGCGTGAAGCGGTGGTCGCGGGCATGACGCACTGGCGCCTGCACCTCACCGTGCTGGCCAGCACCTTCGTGATGTTTCCTGTGCTGGGCGTGCTGCTGCGCCCACTGCTGTCGCCGCTGGTTACGCCCGATCTGTACCTGGGTGTGCTGTTCCTGTGCACGCTGCCGTCGACGGTGCAGTCGTCGATTGCCTTCACATCGATGGCCCGAGGGAATATTCCCGCCGCCATCTGTGCCGCTTCGGCGTCCAGCCTGCTTGGCATCTTCGTCACGCCATTGCTGGTCGGCGTGTTGCTGGAGTCGCATGGGCAGGCCGGCATGAGCTGGGATGCGGTCGGCGCCATCGTGTTGCAGCTGCTGGTGCCGTTCGTGGCCGGCCAGGTCGCGCAGCGCTGGATCGGTCGCTGGGTGGGGCGGCGTCGCGCCATGCTGTCGTACGTGGACCAGGGCTCGATCCTGCTGGTGGTCTACACCGCTTTCAGCGCGGCAGTGTTGCAGGGCCTGTGGAAGCAGATGCCGTTGCCGGTGCTGGGCGGCCTGCTGGTGGTCAACGCCGTGCTGCTGGCGATCGCCTTGTTGATGACGCGCTACGGTGCGCGCCTGCTTGGTTTCAAGCGTGCGGACGAAATCACCATCGTGTTCTGCGGATCGAAGAAGAGTCTCGCCAGCGGCGTGCCGATGGCGAAGGTGCTGTTCGCAGGCCATCCGCTCGGTGCGATCGTGTTGCCGATCATGCTGTTCCATCAGATCCAGCTGATGACGTGCGCCGTGCTGGCGCGGAAGTATGCGGCGCGGCCGGTGGAGGTGAGCCGCAAGCTTGCCGAGACGTCCAACTGAGCTCGACGCTCGTCTGTAGGAGCGCACCCAGTGCGAGATAAGCCGACGAAGCGGCGACAAGGCAGGTCCTGTGCTTCGCGAAAGCCGAATGCATCGGCAGGTTGGCACGGTGCGGTCGCGCACTGGGTGCGCTCCTACAGGGAACAGCGAGAAAAAAACGGGGCCCTGAGGCCCCGTCTTGTCTCATCGCCTCAATGGCGGAAATGGCGGATGCCGGTGAAGACCATCGCCATGCCGTGCTCGTCGGCTGCGGCGATCACTTCCGCGTCGCGCATCGAGCCGCCCGGCTGGATCACTGCGCTGATGCCGGCCGCTGCCGCCGCATCGATGCCGTCGCGGAACGGGAAGAACGCGTCGGAGGCCATCACCGAGCCACGCACTTCCAGCTTTTCGTCGGCGGCCTTGATGCCGGCGATCTTGGCGCTGTAGACGCGGCTCATCTGGCCGGCGCCCACGCCGATAGTCTGGCGATTCTTGGCGTAGACGATGGCGTTGCTCTTGACGTACTTGGCCACCTTCCAGGCGAAGATGAGGTCGTCGATCTCGGCAGGCGTCGGCGCGCGCTGGGTGACGATCTTCAGGTCTTCGGCCTTCACCATCGCGCGGTCGGCCGTCTGGATCAGCAGGCCCGAGCCCACGCGGCGCACGTCGTTGCCCGGATGCGCCTTGCTCAGGTCGCCATCGGCCGGCGCGGGAATTTCCAGCACGCGCACGTTGGTCTTCTTGGCGAACGCCTTGAGTGCGTCGCCCTCGTAACCGGGCGCAAGCACCACTTCCACGAACTGGCGATCCACGATGGCCTTGGCCGTGGCCGCATCGACCACGCGATTGAAGGCGATGATGCCGCCGAAGGCCGAAGTCGGATCGGTCTGGTACGCAAGGTCGTACGCGCGACCGATGCCGTCGAGGCTCACCGCCACGCCGCACGGGTTGGCATGCTTGACGATGACGCACGCCGGCTTGGTAAAACTACGTACGCATTCCCACGCGGCATCGGAGTCGGCGATGTTGTTGAACGAAAGCTCCTTGCCCTGCAGCTGGCGGAATGTGGCCAGCGTGCCCGGTGCCGGATACAGGTCACGGTAGAACGCTGCGCTGCTGGTGCGGGTTCTCGCCGTAGCGCAGATCCATCAGTTTCACGAAGCGGCCGTTGGCCTGCTCGGGGAAGGCCTCGTGGCCAGCGATGCCGTCGAGACTGTCGTTGAGCTTGAGCGCCGAGAGGTAATCGCTGATTGCGCCGTCGTAGTTGGACACACGATTGAACGCGGCGACGGCGAGCTTGAAGCGCGTGGCGCGGCAGAGTCCGCCCTGCTGTTCGATCTCGGCAAGCGCTTCCTCGTACTGGTCGGGCGAGGTGAGCACGCCCACGTCGTTCCAGTTCTTGGCCGCCGAGCGCAGCATGGCCGGGCCGCCGATGTCGATGTTCTCGATGGCCTGTTCGAGCGTGCAGTCGGGCTTGGCCACGGTCTGCTCGAACGGATAGAGATTGAGCACGAGAAGATCGATCGGCTGGATGCCGAGGTCCGCCATGACCGCGTCGTCGGTGCCGCGGCGGCCGAGCAGGCCGCCATGCACCTTCGGGTGCAGCGTCTTCACGCGGCCATCCATGATCTCGGGAAAGCCGGTGAGCTCGCTCACGTCCTTCACGGCGATGCCGGCGTCACGCAGCGCCTTGGCGCTGCCACCGGTGGAAAGCAGTTCGACGCCGACCTTGCTGAGTCGCTGGCCCAGTTCGAGCAGTCCGGTCTTGTCCGACACGCTGATCAGCGCGCGGCGAATGGGAGTCACAGCAGGGGCAGACATGGCAGCTTCCATAACGGGGAAGCCGCACATTATAGCCGTCTGGAGCGCAGGCGTCGGCAAGCCCGGCCATCAGCGGATGGACGGCCAAACGCCGCGGACGCGCGAGAACCTGGAATGAAGACGCGCTGGCTTGGGTGAGGTGTGGCGTGCTTACAGCAGGCCGTGCGCGGCCAGCTTCTTGCGCAGCGTGGCGCGGTTGATGCCGAGCACCGCGGCGGCGCGGCTCTGGTTGCCGTCATGCCAGGCCAGTACTTCGCGCAGCAGTGGGCCTTCGACTTCGCGAATGACGAGTGCGTGCAGGCCCTCGTCGCACTCGGTATCGCCGATGTCGGCGAGATAGCGACGTACGGTGCGGGTGACACATTCGCTCAACGCGCTCTGCGACGAATGCTCTTTGGGAGATTCGTTGGCAGGCAGTCTTACGGCATTCACTGACATTTCCCCTCACGCTCTAACGCGCCGGCTACATAGGCCGTTGCAATTGGTTATGGCAATACCGCGGGCGGCGGCTCGCATGGAACGCCGGGTGCAGCAGTAAGGACGAAGGACCGAGTTTACCCTCGCGGGCCGACAATTTTAAGTCCCTATTTGTCGGATAGATGTTTCCCTATGACCATCAGGGAAATGTCCTATGGACAAAATTCACGGTCGATGGCACGGGCTGTGCCTGGGCGGTCCACCGCCGATCGGCGGGCCGCGCAGCCAAATAGACGGCTATTCGAAACCGAACTCGAACGCCACGGCCTTGCCGTCGGGATCTTCCACTTCGAGCATCAGCGCGGCCGTGGCGCCGGGTGCGAGACCGCGTTGCATCACGTTGGCATCGCCCAGGTATTCGCCGGGACGCAACCGTCGCATGGCGAGGCGCTTGCCGTTCGCGTCGGACAAGGTGACCGACACCACCGGATAGGGCTGCGCGAAATCGGCATCGTTGCGCAGGCTGGCCGTGATCATGAGGGCGCCCTGCACCGATGGATGTGCCTGTACGTCTCGCGCAAGCAGGCTCAGCTTGGATGTGTCCTGCACGAGCGGCAGGCGACAGCCGAGGGTGGAGCAGGCATCCCGCAGCACGGGGCCCATGGTCGCGTCGCTGATCAGGAAATCGCGCTTGGCCCAGGCCACCTGGGCGCCGAGGGCCAGCAGCAACAGGGCGCAGGCCGTTATCCAGGGCCAACGGCGGCCGCGCTTTTCCTTCTGCCGCGCGAAGCGCGGCGCCACCACCAACTGGCTGAAATCCTCCGCGGACCCTTGTGGCGGCGTGTGCTCCGCCACGGCGGGCATCTCGACGGGGGGCCGATAGACGGCGAGGTCCAGGCGCGGCGGTGCGGATTCGTTGCGCGCCGGCAGATGATGGAACGGTTCGGGCGGAAGCTGATCGCTCAGGCTGGCCAGCGCGTCGAACGGCGCATCGCAATGACCACACACGACCTCGCCGCGCGCTTGCGCAAGCGTTTCCGTGTTCAGCGAGAACACGGTCAGGCAATCGGGGCATTGGGCGTACATGCGATCCGCGGAAATCGAACTGAGGCAAGCCTAGTGCAGGCGTGCCGACAAATCACGCGCATGCATGCGTGGATCGTGAACGGGCGCTCAGCTGCAGTGCGTCGTCGCGCGGTCAGCGGCCCGATGCGCGCCGACCGCTGATGCGCACCCAGTCTTCCAGCGTGTCCACGCGCAGGTCGTCGAACCATTCCGCGTAGCGTTGCAGCAGTTCGTCTTCCTGGCCTTGCAGGATGCCGGAGATCGCAAACGGCGCGCCGGGCTTCGCGGCGGCGGCAAAGGTCGGCGCCAACTCGCCCAGCGGGCCGGCGAGGATGTTGGCGATGAAGACGTCCGCGGGCGACGCGCTTGGATGCGCAGGAGCGGCTTCCAGCATGGAATCTTCGGGCAGGAACAGGGCGAGGCGATCGGCCACCTCGTTGCGCTCGGCGTTATCGGCCGAAGCGGTGAGCGCCTGCGGGTCGTTGTCCACGCCCACCGCGCTGGCGGCGCCGAGTTTCAGTGCGGCGATGGCAAGAATGCCCGAGCCGCAGCCGAAATCGGTAACGGTCTTGCCCTTGAGATCCAGGCTGTCGAGCCAGGCCAGGCACAGCGCCGTGGTTGGATGCGTGCCGCTGCCGAAGGCGAGGCCGGGGTCGAGCCGAACCACCACGATGTCCTCATCGGCAGGTGGCTCGATGTTCCACGGATAGATCCACAGCCGCCGGCCGAAGGCCATCGGCTTGAACTGGTCCATCCAGGCGCGTTCCCAGTCCTCGTCGGCCACGTCGCGGAACTGCATGTGGTCCGGTTCCAGCCAGGGCAGCAGGTCGCCCAGCGCTTCGCTCAGGCCGCGGCGATCGGTATCGGCCTCGAACAGCGCGTTGAGCGTGATGGTCGGCCACAACGGCAGCTCGCCCACGCCCGGCTCGAAGATGGCCTGCTCGTCCGGCGTTTCCGCATCGGCGTCCTGCATGGTGATGGACAGCGCGCCGAGCTCATCGAGTGCCTCCTCCACGCGGGGCTGCTGTTCGGAGCGGACGGTGAGCGAGAGTTCTAGCCAGGGCATGGCGGGTTCCTGCGGGTGAAGCGGGTATTGTCGCCGATGTGGGAGGCCTCCGCTCGCCTGCGCTGTAGGAGCTCACCCTGTGCGCGACCGCGGAGCAGCGGTGTAACTCAGTGGTTGTTAGGTAGGTGAGCGCGGGGGACGAGGAAAAGCCCGCCGTCGAGGTCAGCATGCGGTGTCGCTGTCGCGCACAGGGTGCGCTCCCACACTGACTGGCAGGTCTTCCCTGTAGGAGCGCACCCTGTGCGCGACCGCAGGGCGACGGTGTGCGCCTGTCTCAGGTTTTCGCACGGATCCGAGTGTGGCGACAGCTGTCTGGCGAGGCGATCCTGCGGCGCCGATCGCGCACTGGGTGCGCTCCTACACGGAGGAGAGGAACGCATCGTGGCGGTGGTAGTGGTCGAGGGCGCGGACGAAGTCGGCGATGCTGGATTCCGCTTTGTGCCGGCGCTGCACGAACAGCACTTCGACGAAATCAGCCGCTTCCAGGAAATGGCGCAGATGGTGTTGCGCGGCGAACGCCGGCAGCGCTTCGCCGTTGTCGTCGATCAGCGCGTCGTCCTCATCGGCGACGTGCGAGAGATACAGGCGGCAGTCGGGCGAGGTGATCTCGCCGCGGATGTAGACCCACGCATAGCGATCCCAGCCATCGCCTTCATCGAAGGCGGCCGTGATCGCGTCGATCGCGTCGGGAAGAGTCAGTAGTTCGGACATGTGGGAACGACACCGGCGAGCCGCGCGTGCGACTCGCCGGCAAAGCTCAGCCGCCGGTCGCGGCCTTTTCCTTCTGCTCGGCCATGCGCTTTTCCAGGTAGTGGATGTTCTGTCCACCCTGCTGGAAACCGACGTCGGCCATGATGCGCTGCTGCAGCGGGATGTTGCACTTCACCCCTTCGATCACCGTCTCGGCCAGTGCCAGGCGCATGCGCGCGATGGCGGTTTCGCGATCCGGGCCGTGCACGATCAGCTTGCCGATCATCGAATCGTAGTTCGGCGGGATGCGGTAGCCGTCGTACAGGTGCGTGTCCACGCGCACTCCCGGGCCGCCCGGTGCCTCGAAGCGCTTCACCGTGCCCGGCGAAGGCAGGAAGCTGTCCGGATCCTCGGCGTTGATGCGGCACTCGATCGCATGGCCCTGGATCTTGATGTCTTCCTGGCGGATCGAAAGCTTCTCGCCGCCGGCGATCAATAGCTGCTCGCGCACCAGGTCGATGCCGGTGATCAGCTCCGTCACCGGGTGCTCGACCTGGATGCGCGTGTTCATTTCGATGAAGTAGAAGCGGCCGTCTTCGAACAGGAATTCGAAGGTGCCGGCGCCGCGATAGCCGATGCGGATGCATGCATCCACGCAGACCTTGCCGATCTGTTCGCGAAGTTCCGGCGTGATGCCCGGCGCGGGCGCTTCTTCGACCACCTTCTGGTGGCGGCGCTGCATCGAGCAGTCGCGCTCGCCGAGCCAGATCGCGTTGCCTTGGCCGTCGGACAGCACCTGGATCTCGATGTGCCGCGGATTCTCCAGGAACTTCTCCATGTACACCTGATCGTTGCCGAAAGCGGCCTTCGCTTCCTGCTTGGTCATGGTGATGGCGTTGCCCAGGTGGGCTTCGGTGCGCACCACGCGCATGCCGCGGCCACCACCGCCACCGGCGGCCTTGATGATCACCGGGTAGCCGATGTCGCGCGCGATGCGGATGTTTTCGTCGACGTTGTCGCCGAGCGGGCCGCCCGAGCCGGGCACGCACGGCACGCCGGCCGCTTTCATGGCACGGATGGCTTCGACCTTGTCGCCCATCAGGCGGATCACGTCCGCGGTCGGGCCGATGAAGATGAAGCCCGACTGTTCCACCTGTTCGGCGAAGTCGGCGCGTTCGGAGAGGAAGCCGTAACCCGGATGGATGGCCTGGGCGTCGGTGATTTCAGCCGCGGCGATGATGCGCGGGATGTTGAGGTAGCTGTCGACCGACGGCGCAGGACCGATGCAGATCGACTCGTCGGCCAGGCCGACGTGCTTGAGGTTGCGGTCTGCGGTGGAGTGCACCGCCACGGTCTTGATGCCAAGACTGTGGCAGGCGCGCAGCACGCGCAGGGCGATTTCGCCGCGGTTGGCGATGACGACTTTTTCGAGCATGGGCATAGAGGTCAGCCCGCGCTTAGGCGATCACGAACATCGGCTGGTCGAATTCCACCGGCTGGCCGTTCTCGAGCAGGATGGCCTGCACGGTGCCGGCCACGTCGGCCTCGATCTGGTTGAACATCTTCATCGCTTCGATGATGCCCAGCGTCTCGCCGGCCTTGACCTGCTGGCCGATCTTCACGA
The window above is part of the Dyella jiangningensis genome. Proteins encoded here:
- a CDS encoding DUF2782 domain-containing protein, whose protein sequence is MKSVTWLVVLGMAVASSVLAQSASQFPPAPPPPGINDPGVKAVAPPPPAPATKQSSPATSADTSATLSQPASSSPSSQPRDARGEAPPQVSVHTEGDQTIQEYRRSGQLYMVVVTSRAGITQTYMVDQKGAWTNQAGEPVKPVMYKVMEWGKSKSAEDQDNGGK
- a CDS encoding EamA family transporter: MNPRESWLLFALGSAFFAALTALFGKLGVAGINSNLATFIRTIVILLVTAGILSLRNEWVKPTGLPTSSWVFLVLSGIATGLSWLCYYRALQLGPVSKVAPIDKLSVAIAIVLGVLLLGESLSWPLVIGGGLIVAGAIVIAVF
- a CDS encoding glutathione S-transferase — protein: MRYELYYWTGIQGRGEFVRLALEDAGAEYIDVAREKGDEAIMPFLRGQQPGAQPFAPPFLRAGRQVIAQTANILGFLAPRHGLVPASAASQTYALQLQLTITDIVAEAHDTHHPVAVEKYYEDQRPEARKRSASFREERIPKFLGYFEQILENNDGRHALGRRNSYVDLSLFQLMAGLEYAFPRTMKRLQRRTTRLRALRERVAERPRIAAYLASPRRLAFNEDGIFRHYPELDEA
- a CDS encoding LysR family transcriptional regulator, whose protein sequence is MNISLRQLRAFLAVARLQHFRRAAESLHLSQPAVSRHVAELESELGLKLFDRNTREVVPTEAGRYLESAIGRVLDELEGVLAHVHSESERRRGKVHVASVPTLSAGLMPPCIAECARRFPELVIQLHDQAQTMVLDSVRGGEVDFGLAIEPPDTGEFDSELILRDPFVLVCRPDHPLATLDRVPWRKLQGQPLILLDYSSGSRRLIDQVFARRGIEPTVVQQTGHTHTAFRMVEAGLGISVSPALSPPPATLVTRPLTPQEHRDVVLLKRRQRSLSPLATVVWEALKGLAARR
- a CDS encoding bile acid:sodium symporter family protein, which translates into the protein MFLRRFFPDRFTCALILTVALASVLPCRGATASAFSVLTDLAIALLFFLHGAKLSREAVVAGMTHWRLHLTVLASTFVMFPVLGVLLRPLLSPLVTPDLYLGVLFLCTLPSTVQSSIAFTSMARGNIPAAICAASASSLLGIFVTPLLVGVLLESHGQAGMSWDAVGAIVLQLLVPFVAGQVAQRWIGRWVGRRRAMLSYVDQGSILLVVYTAFSAAVLQGLWKQMPLPVLGGLLVVNAVLLAIALLMTRYGARLLGFKRADEITIVFCGSKKSLASGVPMAKVLFAGHPLGAIVLPIMLFHQIQLMTCAVLARKYAARPVEVSRKLAETSN
- a CDS encoding helix-turn-helix domain-containing protein, which codes for MSVNAVRLPANESPKEHSSQSALSECVTRTVRRYLADIGDTECDEGLHALVIREVEGPLLREVLAWHDGNQSRAAAVLGINRATLRKKLAAHGLL
- a CDS encoding zinc-ribbon and DUF3426 domain-containing protein, with the protein product MYAQCPDCLTVFSLNTETLAQARGEVVCGHCDAPFDALASLSDQLPPEPFHHLPARNESAPPRLDLAVYRPPVEMPAVAEHTPPQGSAEDFSQLVVAPRFARQKEKRGRRWPWITACALLLLALGAQVAWAKRDFLISDATMGPVLRDACSTLGCRLPLVQDTSKLSLLARDVQAHPSVQGALMITASLRNDADFAQPYPVVSVTLSDANGKRLAMRRLRPGEYLGDANVMQRGLAPGATAALMLEVEDPDGKAVAFEFGFE
- the prmA gene encoding 50S ribosomal protein L11 methyltransferase; protein product: MPWLELSLTVRSEQQPRVEEALDELGALSITMQDADAETPDEQAIFEPGVGELPLWPTITLNALFEADTDRRGLSEALGDLLPWLEPDHMQFRDVADEDWERAWMDQFKPMAFGRRLWIYPWNIEPPADEDIVVVRLDPGLAFGSGTHPTTALCLAWLDSLDLKGKTVTDFGCGSGILAIAALKLGAASAVGVDNDPQALTASADNAERNEVADRLALFLPEDSMLEAAPAHPSASPADVFIANILAGPLGELAPTFAAAAKPGAPFAISGILQGQEDELLQRYAEWFDDLRVDTLEDWVRISGRRASGR
- a CDS encoding DUF7716 domain-containing protein gives rise to the protein MSELLTLPDAIDAITAAFDEGDGWDRYAWVYIRGEITSPDCRLYLSHVADEDDALIDDNGEALPAFAAQHHLRHFLEAADFVEVLFVQRRHKAESSIADFVRALDHYHRHDAFLSSV
- the accC gene encoding acetyl-CoA carboxylase biotin carboxylase subunit; translated protein: MLEKVVIANRGEIALRVLRACHSLGIKTVAVHSTADRNLKHVGLADESICIGPAPSVDSYLNIPRIIAAAEITDAQAIHPGYGFLSERADFAEQVEQSGFIFIGPTADVIRLMGDKVEAIRAMKAAGVPCVPGSGGPLGDNVDENIRIARDIGYPVIIKAAGGGGGRGMRVVRTEAHLGNAITMTKQEAKAAFGNDQVYMEKFLENPRHIEIQVLSDGQGNAIWLGERDCSMQRRHQKVVEEAPAPGITPELREQIGKVCVDACIRIGYRGAGTFEFLFEDGRFYFIEMNTRIQVEHPVTELITGIDLVREQLLIAGGEKLSIRQEDIKIQGHAIECRINAEDPDSFLPSPGTVKRFEAPGGPGVRVDTHLYDGYRIPPNYDSMIGKLIVHGPDRETAIARMRLALAETVIEGVKCNIPLQQRIMADVGFQQGGQNIHYLEKRMAEQKEKAATGG